From the Manis javanica isolate MJ-LG chromosome 11, MJ_LKY, whole genome shotgun sequence genome, one window contains:
- the SVIP gene encoding small VCP/p97-interacting protein: MGLCFPCPGESAPPSPDLEEKRAKLAEAAERRQKEAASRGILDIRSVEEKRKKKEKIEKQIATSGPPPEGGLRWTVS, translated from the exons ATGGGGCTGTGTTTTCCCTGTCCGGGGGAGTCCGCCCCTCCCTCGCCGGACCTG gaagagaaaagagcaaaGCTTGCAGAGGctgcagagagaagacagaaggaG GCTGCATCTCGGGGCATTTTGGATATTCGGTctgtggaagaaaagagaaagaaaaaggaaaaaatagaaaaacaaattgctACATCTGGCCCCCCACCAGAAGGTGGACTGAGA TGGACAGTTTCATAA